TGGCCGCGGCCGCTTTGAAATGCCTCGGCGGCGACATGCAGGGACGTTTGGTGCCGCACAGCGATGAAGAAGTACGTCGCGCCAAAGAAATGGGCGTAGCGGATATTCATCAGGTGTTTACCATTGACGATCTTGTGAAAGGCGACGACTGCATCTTCTCCGCCACTGCGATTACCCCGGGCAATACATTGCGCGGTATTCAGTATTTCGGCGGCGGCGCGCGTACACAGACCGTCGTGATGCGCTACAAGACGGGCACCGTTCGTTTTGTCGACACCATTCACAAATTCGGTAACCGCGGCATGAGCATTAAACTGTAAAAAGCAGTCGGTAAATCATAAACAATATCCGGTTTTACCGGAGCATAAAAAGGAGCGGCGGCGACCGCTCCTTTTTCGTGTCTGTTTTGTGTTTGCCGGAAATGCGTGGTATAGTGATGAAAAACGGAAGGGGAGTGTTGCAATGAAACCGACACGGGAACAGGCGAAACAACTTTTACTGGAATACACGGACTCCCAGGCACTTATTCGCCACGCGCTGCAAGTGGAAGCGGCGATGTTGCATTTTGCCGATTATTTCGGTGCGGAGGATCGGGAAAAATGGGGCGTGATCGGTCTTTGCCATGATTTGGATTATGATCGCTATCCGGATCAGCATTGCGCGGTGACGAAGCAGATTCTGGAAAAAGAAGGTTGGGACGAAACCTACATTCGCGCTATTATGTCGCACGGTTACGGCATGGTGACGGATGTCAAACCGGAAACGAC
This window of the Negativicoccus succinicivorans genome carries:
- a CDS encoding HD domain-containing protein, with translation MKPTREQAKQLLLEYTDSQALIRHALQVEAAMLHFADYFGAEDREKWGVIGLCHDLDYDRYPDQHCAVTKQILEKEGWDETYIRAIMSHGYGMVTDVKPETTLEKTLYAVDELTGIINAACLLRPSKSVLDLTVKSLTKKFKDKHFAAGCNRDVITQGCEMLGMERQEFFAETIKGLQKRAEIVGLKGNI